One segment of Stegostoma tigrinum isolate sSteTig4 chromosome 24, sSteTig4.hap1, whole genome shotgun sequence DNA contains the following:
- the taf12 gene encoding transcription initiation factor TFIID subunit 12 isoform X2 has product MNQFGPAALINLTNFPSIKPDPSSTPPPNTMANSTAVVKIPGTPGSGGRMSPEGNQVLSKKKLQDLVREIDPNEQLDEDVEEMLLQIADDFIESVVSAACQLARHRKSNTLEVKDVQLHLERQWNMWIPGFGSDEIRPYKKACTTEAHKQRMALIRKTTKK; this is encoded by the exons ATGAACCAGTTTGGACCTGCAGCTCTAATAAATTTGACAAATTTTCCCTCAATAAAACCTGATCCATCCAGCACACCACCTCCAAATACAATGGCTAATAGCACTGCTGTGGTAAAGATACCTGGAACACCAGGCTCAGGGGGACGTATGAGTCCAGAAGGCAATCAG GTTTTAAGCAAGAAGAAACTGCAGGACCTGGTGCGAGAAATTGATCCAAATGAGCAACTTGATGAAGATGTTGAAGAA ATGCTTTTGCAAATTGctgatgattttattgaaagcGTAGTGAGTGCCGCATGTCAACTAGCACGTCACCGCAAGTCAAACACACTGGAAGTAAAGGATGTTCAGCTGCATCTTG AGCGCCAGTGGAACATGTGGATACCTGGTTTTGGTTCAGATGAAATTAGGCCATATAAGAAGGCCTGCACAACAGAAGCTCATAAACAG AGAATGGCACTGATACGTAAAACAACCAAAAAGTAA